The following are from one region of the Sphingomonas oryzagri genome:
- a CDS encoding DHA2 family efflux MFS transporter permease subunit — MASAAKGKRKKKDDPDAGWSNERSAAGNRNPWLIVLVISLATFMEVLDTAIANVSLAHIAGSLAVSNDEATWVLTSYLVANAVIVPISGWLSDVIGRKRFYMLSVLLFSIASLMCGLAPSLGFLVISRILQGIGGGGLAPSEQSFLADTFPPSKRGMAFAAYGVVVVIAPVLGPSIGGWITDNISWHWIFLINVPVGAISLVLVHFLVDEPEALEKERKAKIRKGLNVDAIGFALVALGLGCLEVFMDRGQRDDWFGSGFITAMAIIAVISLVLLVVWELNQKEPIVDLKLLGVPNFAVCFVMMLAVGVIIYGSTQLIPQLLQEVFGYTATDAGLALTLGGAAALLAMPLVGALSGKIQGRFFLGWAFFMQAASMWYFTRINADVSFDHIAVGRLIQAVAIPALFVPINAQAYAGLAPSRYNHASALMNVARNLGGSIGISTAQALLLQREQFHQNRIVESLNPLDPNYVEGLKQIGTTLGGATGGDADQSQLAALYQMATKQAAIISYIDVFHVLAVVMILMVPLSILLKPAKGEH; from the coding sequence GTGGCGAGCGCCGCGAAGGGGAAAAGGAAGAAGAAAGACGATCCGGATGCCGGCTGGTCGAACGAGCGATCGGCGGCGGGCAATCGCAACCCCTGGCTGATCGTCCTCGTGATCAGCCTCGCCACCTTCATGGAGGTGCTGGACACCGCGATCGCCAATGTCAGCCTCGCGCACATCGCCGGCAGCCTCGCCGTCTCCAACGACGAGGCGACGTGGGTGCTGACCTCCTACCTCGTCGCCAACGCGGTGATCGTGCCGATCTCGGGCTGGCTGAGCGACGTGATCGGACGGAAGCGTTTCTACATGCTCTCGGTGCTGCTGTTCAGCATCGCCTCGCTGATGTGCGGACTGGCGCCGAGCCTCGGCTTTCTGGTCATCTCGCGCATCCTGCAAGGGATCGGCGGAGGCGGCCTCGCGCCCTCCGAGCAGAGCTTCCTTGCCGATACCTTCCCGCCCTCCAAGCGCGGCATGGCGTTCGCGGCCTATGGCGTGGTGGTGGTGATCGCTCCGGTGCTCGGCCCCTCGATCGGCGGGTGGATCACGGACAATATCAGCTGGCACTGGATCTTCCTGATCAACGTGCCGGTCGGCGCGATCTCGCTGGTGCTGGTCCATTTCCTGGTCGATGAGCCCGAGGCCCTGGAAAAGGAGCGGAAGGCGAAGATCCGCAAGGGCCTGAACGTCGATGCGATCGGCTTCGCGCTGGTCGCGTTGGGCCTCGGTTGCCTGGAGGTGTTCATGGATCGCGGCCAGCGCGACGATTGGTTCGGATCGGGCTTCATCACCGCAATGGCGATCATCGCGGTGATCTCGCTGGTGCTGCTGGTGGTGTGGGAGCTCAACCAGAAGGAGCCGATCGTCGATCTGAAGCTGCTGGGTGTACCCAATTTCGCGGTGTGCTTCGTGATGATGCTGGCGGTCGGCGTGATCATATACGGCTCTACCCAGCTCATCCCGCAGCTGCTGCAAGAGGTGTTCGGCTACACCGCGACCGATGCCGGATTGGCGCTGACGCTGGGTGGTGCCGCAGCTTTGCTGGCGATGCCCTTGGTAGGCGCGCTGTCCGGCAAGATACAGGGCCGCTTCTTCCTCGGCTGGGCCTTCTTCATGCAGGCCGCCTCGATGTGGTACTTCACGCGGATCAACGCCGACGTGTCGTTCGATCATATCGCGGTGGGGCGGCTGATCCAGGCGGTGGCGATCCCGGCTTTGTTCGTGCCGATCAACGCGCAGGCTTATGCGGGTCTGGCACCCAGCCGCTACAATCATGCTTCGGCGCTGATGAACGTGGCGCGCAATCTCGGCGGGTCGATCGGGATCTCGACCGCGCAGGCGCTGTTGCTGCAGCGTGAGCAGTTCCACCAGAATCGCATCGTCGAAAGTCTCAATCCGCTCGATCCCAATTATGTCGAAGGGCTGAAGCAGATCGGCACGACGCTGGGCGGTGCGACCGGCGGTGATGCCGACCAGTCTCAGCTCGCGGCCCTCTACCAGATGGCGACCAAGCAGGCGGCGATAATCTCCTATATCGATGTCTTTCATGTACTGGCGGTGGTGATGATCCTGATGGTGCCGCTCTCGATCCTGCTGAAGCCTGCGAAGGGAGAGCATTGA